The genomic segment AGCTGGAGGATGGGGAATTGCGGGCGGCCCATCCCCTCCTCAGCGCGGACGTGGCCCGCTCGCTGACGGTCGAGGAGAGCGTGAAATCCCGCCAGAGCTTCGGCGGCACCGCGCCGGACCGGGTGCGCGAGGCAGTCGCGGCGGCGAAGGCGGCCCTCCCGTGAAGGTCACGGTGACTCTGGACGGCACCCTGTTGAGCAAGCGCGAGGCGGAGTGGCAGCAGCACCTCGCCCAGCCGGAGGAAAACCCCCTCCTTCCCAACGCCGCAGGCCGCCTGACCGGGGAAGGCTGGACGGTTCAGAACGAGCTATGCGTCTACAGCCAGCTTCAGCCGCAGTACGCCGAGGGGCTGCCCCATTCCGGCATCATCGTCACCAAGCGCCCCTGCCAGACCGTCTTCGACCTCACGCCCGAGGAAGCCGCCGCCACCCACGCCCTGCTGGCCGAGGTCAAGGCGCACCTCGACGCCACCGTCCGGCCAGACGGCTACACGGTGGGCTGGAACGTCCTCCCCGCCGGGGGGCAGCACATTCCGCACGTTCACCTGCATGTCATTCCCCGCTGGAGTACGGACGCCAGCGCGGGGGCGGGCCTGCGGTACTTCCTCAAGGAAGCTGCCCGCGCTGCACAAGCCGCCGAATCCGTCTGATCTCCCTTTCCCGCCCCCAGAGGAGGCCCTCCCCATG from the Deinococcus sp. NW-56 genome contains:
- a CDS encoding HIT family protein, which codes for MKVTVTLDGTLLSKREAEWQQHLAQPEENPLLPNAAGRLTGEGWTVQNELCVYSQLQPQYAEGLPHSGIIVTKRPCQTVFDLTPEEAAATHALLAEVKAHLDATVRPDGYTVGWNVLPAGGQHIPHVHLHVIPRWSTDASAGAGLRYFLKEAARAAQAAESV